The following proteins come from a genomic window of Pseudomonas sp. J452:
- a CDS encoding ABC transporter ATP-binding protein codes for MSEANNLIEVRDLAVEFVTGELRQRVVEGVSFDIRKGETLALVGESGSGKSVTAHSILRLLPYPLAQHPAGSILFQGQDLLKLDEAKLRGIRGNRIAMVFQEPMTSLNPLHTIGKQINEVLGLHKGLTGKAATARTLELLELVGIPEPHKRLRAYPHELSGGQRQRVVIAMALANEPELLIADEPTTALDVTVQLKILELLKELQARLGMALLLISHDLNLVRRIAHRVCVMQRGRIVEQASCEELFHAPQHPYTQELLGAEPSGEPADNPAGPPLLEVDDLRVWFPIKKGFLRRTVDHVKAVDGINFSLPQGQTLGIVGESGSGKSTLGLAILRLLGSQGAIRFQGQALNGLSQQAVRPWRRQMQVVFQDPFGSLSPRMSVGQIVGEGLRIHRMGTPAEQEQAVIDALVEVGLDPETRHRYPHEFSGGQRQRIAIARALVLKPALILLDEPTSALDRTVQRQVVELLRSLQAKYNLTYLFISHDLAVVRALSHQLMVVKQGKVVEQGQADAIFAAPQHTYTRQLLEAAFLAPATPD; via the coding sequence GATATCCGCAAGGGCGAAACCCTGGCCCTGGTCGGCGAAAGCGGCTCCGGCAAGTCGGTCACGGCGCATTCGATCCTGCGCCTGCTGCCCTATCCGCTGGCCCAACACCCGGCCGGCAGCATCCTGTTCCAGGGGCAGGACCTGCTCAAGCTCGACGAGGCCAAGCTGCGCGGTATCCGTGGCAACCGCATCGCCATGGTGTTCCAGGAACCGATGACCTCGCTCAACCCGCTGCACACTATCGGCAAGCAGATCAACGAAGTGCTCGGCCTGCACAAAGGCCTCACCGGCAAGGCCGCCACCGCACGCACCCTGGAGCTGCTGGAGCTGGTCGGCATCCCCGAGCCGCACAAACGCCTGCGCGCCTATCCGCATGAGCTGTCCGGCGGCCAGCGCCAGCGCGTGGTGATTGCCATGGCCCTGGCCAACGAGCCGGAACTGCTGATCGCCGACGAGCCGACCACCGCGCTGGACGTCACCGTGCAGCTGAAGATCCTCGAACTGCTCAAGGAACTGCAGGCACGCCTGGGCATGGCCCTGCTGCTGATCAGCCACGATCTCAACCTGGTACGAAGAATCGCCCATCGCGTATGTGTCATGCAGCGCGGTCGCATCGTCGAACAGGCGTCGTGTGAAGAATTGTTCCATGCACCGCAGCATCCCTATACCCAGGAACTGCTCGGTGCCGAGCCCAGCGGCGAACCGGCGGACAATCCTGCCGGCCCGCCGCTGTTGGAAGTGGACGACCTGCGAGTGTGGTTCCCGATCAAGAAAGGGTTTCTGCGCCGCACGGTCGATCATGTGAAGGCGGTGGACGGCATCAACTTCAGCCTGCCCCAGGGCCAGACCCTGGGCATTGTCGGCGAAAGTGGTTCCGGCAAGTCCACCCTCGGCCTGGCGATCCTGCGCCTGCTTGGCAGCCAGGGCGCCATCCGCTTCCAGGGCCAGGCGCTGAACGGGTTGTCGCAGCAGGCCGTGAGGCCATGGCGACGGCAGATGCAGGTGGTCTTTCAGGACCCCTTCGGCAGCCTCAGCCCACGCATGTCGGTCGGGCAGATCGTTGGCGAAGGCCTGCGCATCCATCGCATGGGTACGCCGGCGGAGCAGGAACAGGCAGTCATCGACGCGCTTGTGGAAGTAGGTCTGGATCCGGAAACCCGGCATCGCTACCCCCATGAGTTTTCCGGCGGGCAGCGGCAGCGGATTGCCATTGCCCGGGCACTGGTGCTGAAACCGGCGCTGATTCTGTTGGACGAGCCCACCTCGGCGCTCGACCGCACGGTCCAGCGCCAAGTAGTGGAGCTACTGCGCTCGTTGCAGGCCAAGTACAACCTGACCTACCTGTTCATCAGCCATGACCTGGCGGTGGTCAGGGCCCTGAGCCACCAGCTGATGGTGGTCAAACAGGGCAAGGTCGTTGAACAGGGCCAGGCTGACGCGATCTTCGCCGCACCGCAGCACACTTATACCCGGCAGTTGCTGGAGGCCGCCTTCCTGGCCCCCGCAACTCCTGACTAA